The following coding sequences are from one Paenibacillus sp. FSL R5-0912 window:
- a CDS encoding response regulator transcription factor: MISILVVDDDAHIRELIELYLSMEGYKVVQAADGNEASGLMERHSFQLAIIDIMMPGKDGWELCREIRERYDMPVLMVTAKGESEDRVKGFQLGTDDYVVKPFDLRELILRVKVILRRSKVNETGLASVGGVKLDIRTMEAVWNGVNVTLPLKEFQLLFKLVSSPGQVFSREQLISDIWGLEFDGSDRTIDTHVKKLRKKFAGDPPPFEIASIRGLGYRLTGAADD; encoded by the coding sequence ATGATTTCAATTCTGGTTGTTGACGATGATGCCCATATCAGGGAACTGATTGAGCTGTATTTATCGATGGAGGGTTACAAAGTAGTTCAGGCAGCAGACGGCAACGAAGCCTCCGGCCTTATGGAGAGGCATTCCTTCCAGCTTGCCATTATCGATATTATGATGCCCGGTAAAGACGGCTGGGAGCTGTGCAGGGAAATCCGTGAGCGTTACGATATGCCGGTGCTGATGGTGACGGCCAAGGGGGAAAGCGAGGACCGGGTGAAAGGATTTCAGCTGGGCACGGATGATTACGTAGTAAAGCCGTTTGATCTTAGAGAGCTGATCCTGCGGGTCAAGGTCATTCTGCGCAGATCCAAGGTCAACGAGACAGGTCTGGCCTCTGTTGGCGGCGTAAAACTGGATATACGGACTATGGAAGCAGTCTGGAACGGTGTAAACGTCACGCTGCCGCTTAAGGAATTTCAACTGTTGTTCAAGCTGGTCAGCAGCCCGGGCCAAGTCTTTTCCAGAGAGCAGCTGATCAGTGATATATGGGGGCTTGAATTTGATGGCAGCGACCGGACGATTGATACACATGTGAAGAAGCTCCGCAAAAAATTCGCAGGCGACCCGCCGCCGTTCGAAATTGCTTCGATCCGCGGCCTGGGCTACAGGCTGACAGGAGCCGCCGATGATTAA